A DNA window from Mytilus edulis chromosome 14, xbMytEdul2.2, whole genome shotgun sequence contains the following coding sequences:
- the LOC139503773 gene encoding uncharacterized protein yields MPPKEPKRSNRKRKSTQRLGEVIENLGSSDLGLGVSIDNSVPSSSNPNINSGQLSADNPPVQSNPIDPNTCNDDQILRILTVATPIITQTVVTILKSTGVIQGRDVNSPDPTLIPTHQGVNSVCPPRQDTTTCNTIEMTTPSQSHSTNIIDKQSSESSHPSCSNDTSRSGQQWFMPTEGSPSQQVVNHLLQGTPNTGACSNELGGQGLSRPLALGVDPKLKADIWSNKYINLEDLLKSKSRVVKYVPVEKDDCLTFVKNSSSKTKIESMAQWHEAFHIYGAIYFEKYPTESPKLMKYAAIIANLAEKAGIEAAFFYDQAYRQWREVDPLHLPWDGVNGELFNEALAMGLIGKTNAMKQPFLTQSLTAPVLKQKRFCYAFNNESGCTARICRYEHSCQNCGGDHSRRDCQQSKHENADFNSTNRKGGPDSEKQSSKQKPKTR; encoded by the coding sequence atgCCACCCAAAGAACCAAAAAGAAGTAATCGTAAACGGAAAAGCACACAGAGGCTTGGAGAAGTAATTGAAAACCTAGGCAGTTCAGATCTGGGACTGGGTGTATCTATAGATAATTCTGTACCAAGCTCTTCAAATCCAAATATTAATTCCGGCCAGTTGTCAGCTGATAATCCACCTGTACAATCCAATCCAATTGATCCAAACACGTGTAATGATGACCAAATTCTGAGAATATTGACAGTCGCAACTCCAATTATCACCCAAACAGTAGTTACAATACTCAAAAGCACTGGCGTTATTCAAGGCAGGGATGTAAACTCACCTGATCCAACTTTGATACCAACACACCAAGGTGTTAATTCCGTTTGTCCACCAAGGCAAGATACCACTACATGTAATACAATAGAGATGACGACACCATCCCAGTCCCACTCaacaaatattattgataaacaaTCATCTGAGAGCAGTCATCCGTCCTGCTCAAATGATACTAGCAGAAGCGGTCAACAGTGGTTCATGCCAACTGAGGGATCTCCGAGTCAACAGGTGGTGAACCATCTTCTACAGGGCACTCCAAACACAGGTGCATGTTCAAACGAGTTAGGAGGCCAGGGTTTATCACGCCCACTGGCTTTGGGTGTGGACCCAAAACTGAAAGCTGATATTTGGTCTAACAAATACATTAATCTGGAGGATTTATTGAAATCCAAATCCAGAGTTGTTAAGTATGTTCCAGTAGAGAAAGAtgattgtttaacatttgttaaaaatagtagTAGTAAGACAAAAATTGAGTCAATGGCACAGTGGCATGAAGCTTTTCACATTTATGGggcaatttattttgaaaaatacccTACTGAATCCCCGAAGCTGATGAAATATGCGGCTATCATTGCAAATTTGGCAGAAAAAGCTGGAATTGAGGCTgcatttttttatgatcaagctTATAGGCAGTGGAGGGAAGTAGACCCTTTACACTTACCATGGGATGGTGTAAATGGGGAATTATTCAATGAGGCGTTAGCTATGGGGCTTATTGGGAAAACTAATGCCATGAAACAGCCCTTTCTTACACAAAGCCTCACGGCTCCAGTCCTTAAACAGAAAAGGTTTTGTTATGCTTTCAACAATGAATCAGGCTGCACGGCAAGAATTTGTAGATACGAGCACTCCTGCCAAAATTGCGGTGGAGACCATAGCAGGAGGGATTGCCAACAATCAAAACACGAGAACGCCGATTTTAACTCCACCAATAGAAAGGGGGGCCCTGATTCAGAAAAACAGTCCAGTAAACAGAAACCTAAAACCAGGTGA